The Chengkuizengella sediminis DNA window TGATGATTCATTCGTTTTTGTTGATTCACTTTTAGAAGTTTGTTCTGAACAAGCAGACATAATGAGAACCAATAATAAAATGATGATGGAATAACCTATTTTTTTCAATTAAAATCCCTCTCCTTCTATTTAATTGCTCCTTGAGTCAAACCTTTTTGTAATTGCTTTTGTCCTAAAAATAAAAGCAATAAAGCTGGAATGATCACGATGATGACTCCCGCCATAACCACACCCCACTCCGTTGCTATTTCCTGTGTCTGCAATTGTTTAATACCAATTTGCACAGTTCTTACAGAATCATTACTCGTCACTAGAAGTGGCCATAAGTACATATTCCAAGTAGTTAAAAATCCATACGCTCCTAAAGTGACTAAACTGGTTTTTGAAACAGGTAATACAATTTTATAAAAAAACTTAAATCGACTTAAACCAGCAACCTGTGAGGCTTCATACAATTCTAACGGAATAATTTTAAAATGCTGTCTCAATAAAAATGTGCCAAAAGCCAACGCGAAAAATGGGATGGTTAATCCTTCATACGAGTTAATCCAACCTAATTTCTGTATGGTCAAAAAGTTTGGAATCATCGTTGCCTCCCAAGGAATCATCATCGTTGAAATAAAAATAAAAAACACAATATTTCTCCCATGAAAAGGAATAAAAACAAACGTAAATGCAGCAAGGCTTGAAACAACTAACATGCCAATTGTTACAGTTATTGAAACGATGAAGCTATTCCATAAATAGTGCAAAAGAGGAACGCTTTCAAATGCATCGATATAGTTTTGATAAGTTACAGATCTGGGAAGAATTTGACCTTGAAGAATATCCCCACCATCCATAAGACTAATAAAAAAAGCATAACAAATTGGAAAAATCAAACATATAGAACAAATTATTAACAGAGGATAAA harbors:
- a CDS encoding carbohydrate ABC transporter permease, which encodes MNTVNKWVVYPLLIICSICLIFPICYAFFISLMDGGDILQGQILPRSVTYQNYIDAFESVPLLHYLWNSFIVSITVTIGMLVVSSLAAFTFVFIPFHGRNIVFFIFISTMMIPWEATMIPNFLTIQKLGWINSYEGLTIPFFALAFGTFLLRQHFKIIPLELYEASQVAGLSRFKFFYKIVLPVSKTSLVTLGAYGFLTTWNMYLWPLLVTSNDSVRTVQIGIKQLQTQEIATEWGVVMAGVIIVIIPALLLLFLGQKQLQKGLTQGAIK